Proteins from a genomic interval of Tenacibaculum sp. SZ-18:
- a CDS encoding sugar transferase — translation MESILINSNAHNKSSFYRFFEVLTASVLLLLASPLFIFGCILSLIDLKENPIYSQIRVGKHNRLFLMYKIKTIADHSMDQITLIGKILRKSKIDEIPQLFNVIKGDMHIIGPRPEQPQYVDEFLKINSNFSLRHEIKPGITGWAQVCLPKAKPKDNLDKLKYDLYYVNNRSIKFDAIIILKTIKIIITLNSN, via the coding sequence ATGGAAAGTATATTAATTAATTCGAATGCTCATAACAAATCGTCCTTTTACAGGTTTTTTGAAGTTCTCACGGCATCAGTATTACTTTTATTAGCTTCTCCATTATTCATATTTGGATGTATATTAAGTTTAATTGACCTAAAAGAGAATCCCATTTATTCTCAAATCCGAGTCGGAAAACATAATCGCCTTTTCTTAATGTATAAAATTAAAACCATTGCTGACCACTCAATGGATCAAATCACATTAATCGGAAAAATTCTAAGAAAAAGTAAAATAGATGAAATCCCTCAACTTTTTAATGTAATCAAGGGTGATATGCACATCATTGGTCCAAGGCCAGAACAACCACAATATGTTGACGAATTTTTAAAAATAAATTCTAATTTTTCTTTAAGACACGAAATTAAGCCTGGAATTACAGGATGGGCGCAAGTTTGTTTACCAAAAGCTAAACCAAAAGATAATTTAGATAAATTAAAATATGACTTGTATTACGTTAATAATAGATCAATAAAATTTGATGCTATTATTATTTTAAAAACAATAAAAATTATCATTACGCTCAACAGTAATTAA
- a CDS encoding cytochrome ubiquinol oxidase subunit I, whose translation MENLDAARLQMAFTLIFHIVFACIGMVMPFFMVVSHKKWLNTGNPVYLKLTKAWQKGVAIFFVTGAVSGTALSFELGLLWPEFMEHAGPIIGMPFSLEGAAFFVEAIALGFYLYGWNKIPPKFHWFTGIIVGIAGVASGILVVSANGWMNAPSGFDYVDGKFLNIDPVKALLNPAWFTQALHMVLAAFTATGFAVAGIHAFQILRNKQKELHQKAFKIAITFGAIAAILQPISGDISAKDVAQRQPVKLAAMEAHYETSKGVPLYIGGIVDQEKKEVNYKIEIPNALSFLAFGDFNAEVKGLNDFPKDDIPNVAIVHYAFQIMVGIGGLLMLAGIFFFFSNWKKKHWFDKKFFWKVFAFLAPAGFIALEAGWIVTEVGRQPWIIHKIMRTKDAVTPMPGIVYSFYLYVVLYTILTITVAWLLRRQIKSLNSTPISSL comes from the coding sequence TCATATTGTATTTGCTTGTATTGGAATGGTGATGCCTTTTTTTATGGTTGTGTCTCATAAAAAGTGGCTCAATACAGGAAATCCAGTATATCTAAAACTTACCAAAGCCTGGCAAAAAGGTGTTGCCATTTTCTTTGTTACCGGAGCCGTTTCTGGAACTGCGTTATCTTTTGAATTGGGCTTATTATGGCCTGAATTTATGGAACATGCCGGACCTATAATTGGAATGCCGTTTTCGCTCGAAGGAGCTGCATTTTTTGTGGAGGCAATTGCACTCGGATTTTACTTATATGGCTGGAATAAAATTCCTCCTAAATTTCATTGGTTTACAGGAATTATAGTTGGAATTGCAGGTGTAGCTTCTGGTATACTTGTAGTTTCCGCAAATGGATGGATGAATGCTCCTTCTGGATTTGATTATGTAGATGGAAAATTCCTAAACATTGATCCCGTAAAAGCTCTATTGAATCCTGCTTGGTTCACTCAAGCTTTACATATGGTTTTAGCTGCCTTTACAGCAACAGGATTTGCAGTTGCTGGAATTCATGCTTTTCAAATACTTAGAAATAAACAAAAAGAATTGCATCAAAAGGCGTTTAAAATTGCCATAACCTTTGGAGCAATTGCTGCAATTTTACAACCTATTAGTGGTGATATTTCTGCCAAAGATGTTGCTCAACGCCAACCCGTAAAATTAGCCGCTATGGAAGCTCATTATGAAACTTCTAAAGGTGTTCCTTTATATATTGGAGGAATTGTAGATCAAGAAAAGAAAGAAGTTAACTACAAAATAGAAATTCCAAATGCACTTTCCTTTTTGGCTTTTGGTGATTTTAATGCAGAAGTAAAAGGATTAAATGATTTTCCAAAAGATGATATTCCGAATGTAGCTATTGTTCACTATGCCTTTCAAATTATGGTAGGAATTGGTGGACTATTAATGCTTGCTGGTATTTTCTTTTTCTTCTCAAACTGGAAAAAGAAACATTGGTTTGATAAGAAATTCTTTTGGAAAGTATTTGCATTTTTAGCACCTGCTGGTTTTATAGCTTTAGAAGCAGGATGGATTGTTACAGAAGTTGGGCGACAACCGTGGATTATTCACAAAATAATGAGAACCAAAGATGCTGTTACTCCTATGCCTGGAATCGTATACAGCTTTTATTTGTACGTTGTTTTATATACTATTCTGACAATTACGGTTGCTTGGTTACTACGTAGACAAATTAAATCGTTAAACTCAACTCCAATTTCTAGCTTATGA
- a CDS encoding phosphatase PAP2 family protein, whose protein sequence is MTKRIRFTLLFFRIFILVNQNSFAQQELTSFEKFHKTSGDVLVGLLPALSLTSTFIWKDGQKGTWQFSKSLVSTIAITWGLKLLINKERPNRESLNSFPSGHTSVSFASAAFIQKRYGWKYGALAYVLAGYVGFSRIEANKHDEWDVLAGTIIGTGMSYLFTKPFDKENNINVSSGFMDNTPTFKITYTF, encoded by the coding sequence ATGACAAAAAGAATACGTTTTACATTACTCTTCTTTAGAATATTCATTTTAGTAAATCAAAATTCTTTTGCTCAGCAAGAACTAACTTCTTTTGAGAAATTTCATAAAACCTCTGGAGATGTTTTAGTTGGATTACTTCCTGCTTTATCATTAACCTCAACTTTTATTTGGAAAGATGGACAAAAAGGAACTTGGCAATTTTCAAAGTCGTTAGTAAGTACAATCGCCATAACATGGGGATTAAAACTTTTGATAAATAAAGAACGTCCTAACAGAGAAAGTTTAAATAGCTTTCCATCAGGACATACATCAGTCTCTTTTGCTAGTGCTGCTTTTATTCAAAAAAGATATGGTTGGAAATATGGTGCCCTTGCATATGTACTTGCTGGATATGTTGGATTTTCTAGAATTGAAGCAAACAAACATGATGAGTGGGATGTTTTAGCCGGAACAATTATTGGAACAGGGATGAGTTACTTATTCACAAAACCTTTTGACAAAGAAAATAATATTAATGTTTCTTCTGGTTTTATGGATAACACGCCTACATTTAAAATTACTTATACTTTTTAA
- a CDS encoding carboxymuconolactone decarboxylase family protein, translated as MSTLKIHTIETAPEKSKPLLEASLKAYGMVPSLHGVLASSPETFEAYQKLHELFSNSSFTAEELTVVWQAINVEHECNYCVPAHTAIAYMMKVDSIISNALRNSTKLPTEKLEVLRDTTLSIVRTRGNISDEELQRFYNVGYGQQQVLEIILGLAQKTISNYTNHIAQTPIDAPFKPFTWSKATV; from the coding sequence ATGAGTACTTTAAAAATTCACACAATTGAAACAGCTCCAGAAAAGAGTAAACCATTGTTAGAAGCATCATTGAAAGCATACGGAATGGTTCCTAGCTTACATGGTGTATTAGCTTCATCCCCAGAAACATTTGAAGCATATCAAAAATTACATGAGCTATTTTCTAATTCTTCATTTACCGCTGAAGAACTAACTGTTGTTTGGCAAGCTATAAATGTTGAGCACGAATGTAATTATTGTGTTCCTGCACATACGGCTATTGCGTATATGATGAAGGTAGATTCTATAATTAGTAATGCTTTGCGAAATTCAACAAAGTTACCTACAGAAAAACTAGAAGTTCTAAGAGATACAACTCTAAGTATCGTAAGAACTCGAGGTAATATTTCAGATGAAGAATTACAACGTTTTTATAACGTCGGTTATGGACAACAACAAGTTCTAGAAATTATCTTAGGATTAGCACAAAAAACTATTAGTAACTACACTAATCACATTGCACAAACACCTATTGATGCACCATTTAAACCTTTTACTTGGAGCAAAGCAACTGTATAA
- a CDS encoding glycosyltransferase family 9 protein, translating to MMSKESLYSKPWKSKKTPKKILLIRYQALGDVFFTFPYISDLKSRYPEASFDLIVRKQYSDLPFKMKMFRGVYTVKRSESKWTRILSFVKVRLKLLFKRYDIVIDLQRNHYSRFIRKTFFPKAFTELERFSPKLASERYKEAIERLQLGTSQMDFSFAKDYPKDPNMIQLLLDNGWKKNNKLILLNPAGAFVTRNWSIDNYVALIEKWSNNNPNSQFVILGIDRIKSKAEEIQRRGGEKVINLVGKTNVSQAYSIVLMCDLTLTEDSGLGHFSWLSYIPTLTMLGSTRSDNSAPIGAHTYFFDSSNLECGNCMLRECIHDEILCMEQIKVEDVYTEMQKLAENEI from the coding sequence ATGATGAGTAAGGAATCACTTTATAGTAAACCTTGGAAAAGCAAAAAAACACCTAAGAAAATACTTTTAATAAGATATCAAGCCTTGGGTGATGTGTTCTTTACATTTCCTTACATTTCAGATTTAAAGTCAAGATATCCAGAAGCTTCATTCGATTTAATAGTAAGAAAGCAATATTCTGATTTACCTTTCAAGATGAAAATGTTTAGAGGTGTTTACACTGTAAAAAGATCAGAGTCAAAATGGACAAGAATTTTATCTTTTGTAAAAGTTCGACTCAAACTACTCTTTAAACGATATGATATTGTTATTGATTTACAAAGAAATCATTATTCCAGATTTATTCGTAAGACTTTTTTTCCAAAGGCTTTCACGGAGCTAGAACGTTTTTCACCAAAGCTTGCTTCTGAAAGGTATAAAGAAGCAATTGAAAGACTGCAACTCGGAACATCTCAAATGGATTTTTCATTTGCAAAAGATTATCCAAAGGATCCAAATATGATTCAATTATTATTAGATAATGGTTGGAAAAAGAATAACAAACTTATATTGTTAAATCCAGCAGGTGCATTTGTCACAAGAAATTGGTCAATTGATAATTATGTTGCCTTAATTGAAAAATGGTCTAACAACAACCCAAATTCTCAATTTGTAATTTTAGGTATTGATAGAATAAAAAGTAAAGCAGAGGAAATACAAAGAAGAGGAGGAGAAAAGGTTATTAATTTAGTCGGTAAAACAAATGTATCTCAGGCATATAGTATTGTTCTTATGTGTGATTTAACTTTAACAGAAGATTCTGGTCTAGGGCATTTTTCTTGGTTATCTTATATTCCTACATTAACAATGTTAGGTTCAACAAGAAGTGATAATTCGGCTCCAATAGGAGCACATACTTACTTTTTTGATTCTTCAAATTTGGAATGTGGAAATTGTATGCTACGCGAATGTATTCATGATGAAATATTGTGTATGGAACAGATAAAGGTGGAAGATGTTTATACAGAAATGCAAAAGTTGGCTGAAAATGAAATTTAA
- the rfaE1 gene encoding D-glycero-beta-D-manno-heptose-7-phosphate kinase — MKKILVIGDIIIDNYLIGSTERISPEAPVPVVKIDNVITNIGGAGNVVNNLLAFGTHADILSVIGDDDAFGEVESLFKKNHISSKFLFVEKGRVLTKKTRILASNQQIVRYDKEDSKEITKETSEGVFNIYKNIIVNYDIIIISDYNKGLLTKELTLKLINLANDKNIKILVDPKGSDYSKYKGAYLLTPNKKEASDIINFDINNDTLENATSVLKSKYNLTKSVITLGKDGIALFDDQLKLFPTKAKEVYDVTGAGDTVIAAIAYKLAKNLTIEEAIEFANLAAGVVVGKIGVATASLSEINAFVQNIKNKEDLKIILKKLKEENKKIVFTNGCFDILHLGHVKYLEQAKKMGDVLIIGVNSDSSVKILKGENRPINSELDRAYLLNSLKCVDYTIVFKEETPYELIKLIQPDILVKGGDYKIENIVGNDIAKSTVVIDYIEGKSTTNIINTIKQ; from the coding sequence ATGAAGAAAATCTTAGTAATAGGAGATATTATTATAGATAACTACCTTATAGGTTCTACAGAAAGAATATCACCTGAAGCACCAGTTCCAGTTGTGAAAATTGACAATGTCATCACCAATATTGGTGGAGCTGGAAACGTAGTAAATAATCTTTTAGCTTTTGGAACACATGCGGATATTTTAAGTGTTATTGGAGACGACGACGCTTTTGGTGAAGTCGAATCTTTATTTAAAAAGAATCATATCAGTTCAAAATTTTTATTCGTTGAAAAAGGAAGAGTACTAACCAAAAAGACTCGAATTCTTGCTTCTAACCAACAAATTGTTCGTTACGATAAAGAGGATAGTAAAGAGATTACAAAAGAAACATCGGAAGGGGTTTTCAATATTTATAAAAATATTATTGTAAACTACGATATTATCATAATATCCGATTACAACAAAGGACTACTAACAAAAGAGTTAACATTAAAACTCATAAACCTAGCTAATGATAAGAATATAAAAATTCTTGTAGACCCTAAAGGTTCGGATTATTCAAAGTATAAGGGAGCTTATCTACTAACTCCTAATAAAAAGGAAGCTAGTGATATTATAAATTTCGATATTAATAATGATACATTAGAAAATGCTACTTCTGTTTTAAAATCTAAATATAATCTTACCAAATCAGTTATTACACTTGGTAAAGATGGTATCGCACTTTTTGATGATCAATTAAAACTTTTTCCAACAAAAGCGAAAGAAGTTTACGATGTTACAGGAGCAGGTGATACTGTTATCGCTGCTATTGCTTATAAGCTAGCTAAAAACCTAACAATTGAAGAAGCAATTGAATTTGCAAACTTAGCAGCTGGAGTTGTGGTTGGCAAAATAGGTGTTGCAACAGCATCTTTGAGTGAAATTAATGCCTTTGTCCAGAATATCAAGAACAAAGAAGATTTAAAAATAATTCTGAAAAAACTAAAAGAGGAGAATAAAAAAATAGTTTTTACTAATGGATGTTTTGATATTTTACATTTAGGACATGTAAAATATTTAGAGCAAGCAAAGAAAATGGGTGATGTATTAATTATCGGAGTTAATTCTGATAGTTCTGTTAAAATACTTAAAGGAGAAAATAGACCAATTAACTCAGAATTGGATCGAGCTTATTTATTAAACTCGTTAAAATGTGTTGACTATACTATAGTTTTTAAAGAAGAAACTCCTTACGAACTCATAAAATTAATACAACCCGATATTTTAGTGAAAGGCGGTGATTACAAAATTGAAAATATTGTTGGAAATGACATTGCTAAATCTACAGTTGTTATAGATTATATTGAAGGAAAAAGTACTACTAACATAATAAACACAATAAAACAATAA
- a CDS encoding D-sedoheptulose-7-phosphate isomerase, translating to MLENLEEHIKVLRETVRVYEEEITKVANECCRRLKNGGKIYLIGNGGSAADAQHMAAELVGCFNKKNRKALPAIALTTDTSVITSVSNDFTYDYVFSRQIEAFVTEKDIVIAISTSGNSKNIVNALIQAKKKNSYIVGLSGNNGGEMNTYCDKNIIVNSTKTPIIQEVHLFIEHRICNIIDNQF from the coding sequence ATGTTAGAAAACTTAGAGGAGCATATTAAAGTATTAAGAGAAACTGTGAGAGTTTATGAAGAAGAAATTACTAAAGTAGCCAATGAATGCTGCAGAAGATTAAAAAATGGAGGAAAAATATATTTAATAGGAAACGGTGGTAGCGCTGCTGATGCTCAGCATATGGCTGCTGAACTTGTTGGCTGTTTCAATAAAAAAAACAGAAAAGCTTTACCTGCAATTGCATTAACTACCGATACGTCTGTCATAACTTCTGTAAGTAACGATTTTACATATGATTATGTTTTTTCTAGACAAATTGAAGCCTTCGTTACTGAAAAAGATATAGTTATTGCAATTAGTACAAGTGGAAATAGCAAAAATATTGTAAACGCACTTATACAGGCAAAAAAAAAGAATTCATACATAGTTGGATTAAGCGGTAATAATGGAGGAGAAATGAATACTTATTGTGATAAAAATATTATTGTAAATTCTACAAAAACTCCAATTATTCAGGAAGTGCATTTATTTATAGAACATCGTATTTGTAATATTATTGATAATCAATTTTAG
- the rfaD gene encoding ADP-glyceromanno-heptose 6-epimerase — MYENFNNKTVLITGGAGFIGSNLAFFLQENFPNCKIFIFDSFRNNETFENNNLKSFGHYKNLIGFTGNIICGDISNQADLKKLNDYHLDYIFHLAAISDTRVYNQELIMKTNINSFYDILHLAEINKAKVVYASSGATYGNSTAPQKIGDENPNTPYGFSKYAMDQIASSFAKSSDNIQIIGLKYFNVYGEGEFFKDKTSSMILQLGHQILSKKSPRLFYNSDKIMRDFVYIKDVVRANILACNPSKSGVYNIGTGISRSFLDIVNILQNELGTKLAVDYFENPYNNYQMNTQADISLSLKYLNYTPEYSLEKGIKQYIPYIKKSFNWNHK, encoded by the coding sequence ATGTACGAAAACTTTAACAATAAAACCGTTCTTATTACTGGAGGTGCTGGATTTATAGGTTCGAATCTTGCTTTTTTTTTACAAGAAAATTTCCCCAATTGCAAAATATTTATTTTTGATTCGTTCAGAAATAATGAAACTTTTGAGAATAACAATTTGAAAAGCTTCGGACACTACAAAAACCTGATTGGATTTACTGGGAATATTATATGTGGTGATATTTCAAACCAAGCTGACCTAAAAAAGTTAAATGACTATCATTTGGATTATATATTTCATTTAGCAGCTATTTCTGACACAAGAGTTTATAATCAAGAACTAATCATGAAAACTAATATTAATAGTTTTTATGATATTTTACATCTTGCAGAAATTAATAAGGCAAAGGTTGTTTATGCAAGTTCAGGAGCGACATATGGAAATTCTACAGCTCCGCAAAAAATAGGAGATGAAAACCCGAATACTCCTTATGGGTTTTCAAAATATGCAATGGATCAAATTGCCTCAAGCTTTGCGAAATCGAGTGACAATATTCAAATAATTGGATTGAAATATTTCAATGTCTATGGAGAAGGTGAATTCTTTAAAGACAAAACTTCTTCTATGATTCTCCAATTAGGTCATCAGATTTTATCCAAAAAATCTCCAAGACTGTTTTATAACTCTGATAAAATAATGAGAGATTTTGTGTATATAAAAGACGTAGTGCGTGCTAATATTTTAGCATGCAATCCCTCAAAAAGTGGTGTTTATAATATCGGAACTGGTATAAGCCGAAGTTTCTTAGATATTGTAAACATCTTACAAAATGAATTGGGCACAAAATTAGCTGTAGATTATTTTGAAAATCCATATAACAATTATCAAATGAATACACAGGCAGATATAAGTTTAAGCTTAAAATACTTGAACTATACGCCGGAATATAGTCTAGAAAAAGGAATTAAACAATATATTCCTTACATTAAAAAATCATTTAATTGGAATCATAAATAA
- a CDS encoding cytochrome d ubiquinol oxidase subunit II, translating to MISVVLFFLFFSLLLYVLLGGADFGAGILELFSSEDNQKITKKTIYRVMGPVWEANHIWVIILIVILWVAFPLYYKVMVTSLHIPITLMLLGITLRGVAFVFRHYDAYVDESQRVYNWLFHVSSLITPIFLGMIFGGMVSGKIVLITKDVPLDFVEAYIHPWFNIFSFLVGLFFASLCTFLSAVLLIGEADEEGYPVYVRKAKIATIIVVILGFITIAYGYVMSIQFVHGITSHNVSIGLILVSAAFLYPLWYTVKKGIRIASRIFAGIQVLLIITVALYPHYPSLLITKNGTLSLLEKVAPESVINVLGISLLVGGLLIVPGLFHLLKSFKMIKILEKQTH from the coding sequence ATGATTTCAGTAGTTTTATTTTTTTTATTTTTCTCTTTACTGTTATATGTACTGTTAGGTGGAGCTGATTTCGGTGCTGGTATTCTAGAATTATTCTCTTCTGAAGACAATCAAAAAATTACTAAAAAGACGATTTATCGGGTTATGGGTCCAGTTTGGGAAGCGAACCACATTTGGGTTATTATTTTGATCGTAATTCTTTGGGTTGCCTTTCCGCTATACTATAAAGTGATGGTAACTTCTTTACATATTCCAATTACCTTAATGTTACTAGGAATTACTTTACGCGGTGTTGCTTTTGTGTTTCGACACTATGATGCCTACGTTGATGAATCTCAACGTGTATACAATTGGTTATTTCATGTTTCTAGTTTAATTACACCTATATTCTTAGGAATGATTTTCGGAGGAATGGTAAGTGGTAAAATTGTGTTGATTACTAAAGACGTTCCTCTTGATTTTGTAGAAGCTTATATTCATCCTTGGTTCAATATATTCTCTTTTTTAGTAGGCTTATTCTTTGCAAGCTTATGTACCTTTCTTTCTGCTGTTTTACTGATTGGTGAAGCAGATGAAGAAGGATATCCTGTTTATGTAAGGAAAGCTAAAATTGCAACGATCATTGTCGTAATTTTAGGATTCATTACAATTGCCTACGGTTATGTTATGAGCATACAATTTGTTCACGGAATTACTAGCCATAATGTTAGTATTGGATTAATTTTAGTTTCTGCAGCATTTTTATATCCTTTATGGTATACTGTCAAAAAAGGAATTCGAATTGCCAGTAGAATTTTTGCAGGGATTCAAGTGCTATTAATTATTACAGTGGCTTTATATCCACATTATCCTAGTTTACTAATCACTAAAAACGGGACTTTAAGTTTATTAGAAAAAGTTGCACCAGAATCAGTGATTAATGTTTTAGGAATCTCACTATTGGTAGGGGGTTTATTAATTGTTCCAGGATTATTTCACTTATTGAAATCTTTTAAAATGATAAAGATTTTAGAGAAACAAACTCACTGA
- a CDS encoding ribonuclease H-like YkuK family protein: protein MKSVNQNWRNFSGKIFQEPITEIVEKAIVRELSEGYKLKVCVGSDSQAYKSHIEYATAVVVLREGKGGFMFMKNLKGTKQIGIKERMLKEVTMSVEVAYAICNILDKHSVSLEVHADINTDAKFQSNVALKDAMGYILGMGFEFKAKPHAFASSSCADKVV from the coding sequence ATGAAAAGTGTTAATCAGAATTGGAGAAATTTTAGTGGTAAAATTTTTCAAGAACCAATTACAGAAATTGTAGAAAAAGCGATTGTAAGAGAATTAAGTGAAGGATATAAACTTAAAGTATGTGTGGGATCAGATTCACAAGCTTATAAATCTCATATTGAATATGCAACGGCAGTTGTTGTATTGAGAGAAGGAAAAGGAGGTTTTATGTTTATGAAAAATTTAAAAGGGACTAAGCAAATTGGTATTAAAGAACGTATGCTAAAGGAAGTAACAATGTCGGTAGAAGTTGCATATGCAATTTGCAATATTCTAGATAAACATAGTGTGAGTTTGGAAGTACACGCAGACATTAATACTGATGCCAAGTTTCAATCAAATGTCGCTTTAAAAGATGCTATGGGATATATTTTAGGGATGGGATTCGAATTTAAAGCTAAGCCCCACGCTTTTGCGAGTTCATCATGTGCTGATAAAGTAGTATAA
- a CDS encoding sulfotransferase family protein yields MSQLKKIIIKSYFKVIKPGSPVFIMGHMRSGSSLLEHILSSNSSIIGSGEQARIYESSYDFQKSEFFSRVNNKTFLSNFPYFTDQVLHNHLTPNLDFLKNTNGKYLFLIRDPHETLSSMKKLKKAYNGVSEYFDYISYYKDRIKYLINFSKKLESHQQIFITYEDIVSNTDETLIKISEFLKLKKPLTPFYKLKKTTGVLGDRSENIRKQLIQKTKKELVELDNQTKEDLYESYNAAIAYFKKL; encoded by the coding sequence ATGAGTCAACTAAAGAAAATTATTATTAAAAGCTACTTTAAAGTAATTAAACCTGGATCACCGGTATTTATAATGGGGCACATGAGATCTGGAAGTTCTTTGTTAGAACATATTCTATCTAGTAATTCTTCAATAATTGGCTCAGGAGAACAAGCTCGTATTTATGAATCTTCGTACGATTTTCAAAAATCAGAGTTTTTTTCAAGAGTCAACAATAAAACATTTCTAAGCAATTTCCCTTATTTTACAGATCAAGTTTTGCATAATCATCTTACTCCTAACTTGGACTTCCTTAAGAACACTAATGGGAAATATCTATTCCTAATAAGAGATCCACACGAAACACTTTCCAGTATGAAAAAACTTAAAAAAGCCTACAATGGAGTCTCTGAATATTTTGATTACATTTCTTATTATAAGGATAGAATTAAATATCTAATTAACTTTAGTAAAAAACTAGAATCACATCAACAAATATTCATCACGTACGAAGATATTGTGTCTAATACAGATGAAACACTGATTAAAATAAGTGAATTTTTAAAACTAAAGAAGCCTTTAACTCCTTTTTATAAACTCAAAAAAACTACTGGAGTTTTAGGGGATAGATCGGAAAATATAAGAAAGCAATTGATACAAAAAACTAAAAAGGAATTAGTTGAATTGGACAATCAAACTAAAGAAGATTTGTACGAATCATATAATGCTGCAATAGCTTACTTCAAAAAACTGTAA
- a CDS encoding TetR/AcrR family transcriptional regulator encodes MSRRKQYIEAEVLDKAMRLFWRNGYENTSMQMLEKEMGINKFSIYSSFGSKHGVFLKSLESYNQKTRSMFNKLKQGKGGIEDIKTFFYDSVDVCYVDGNHKGCLITNTYNEFFNKNDESINDLIHKMMKNLKQIFVEKLQDSSKDDETVRKQANFLLLAKHGLAAATRVNNRDEIKDYIEMTFRNL; translated from the coding sequence ATGTCTAGAAGAAAACAATACATAGAAGCTGAAGTTTTGGATAAAGCTATGAGACTATTTTGGAGAAATGGTTATGAAAATACTTCAATGCAAATGCTAGAGAAAGAGATGGGCATTAATAAGTTTTCTATCTATTCAAGTTTTGGTAGTAAGCATGGTGTTTTTTTAAAAAGTTTAGAAAGCTATAATCAAAAAACTAGAAGTATGTTCAATAAGCTAAAACAAGGTAAAGGTGGTATTGAAGATATTAAAACATTTTTCTACGACTCTGTAGATGTTTGTTATGTTGATGGAAATCATAAAGGATGTTTAATAACGAACACCTATAACGAGTTTTTTAATAAAAATGATGAGAGCATCAATGATTTAATTCATAAAATGATGAAAAATCTAAAACAAATTTTTGTTGAGAAACTTCAAGATTCATCCAAGGATGACGAAACTGTTCGCAAGCAAGCTAACTTTTTGCTTTTAGCAAAACACGGATTGGCTGCGGCAACAAGAGTAAATAACAGAGATGAAATTAAAGATTATATTGAAATGACCTTTAGAAATCTATAG
- the gmhB gene encoding D-glycero-beta-D-manno-heptose 1,7-bisphosphate 7-phosphatase, with product MKVVFLDRDGVINKDSGYVHKKEDFVFIQGIFDSCRSLISKGFELIIITNQSGIERGYYTVEDFLILNDWMLNEFEKADVNICDVFFCPHTPQDNCNCRKPKTGMLDKADLKYNIEKSNSWVIGDKETDIEAGINFGINNTILINSNQNVQIENSKAKFIIPSMKDINKISELRVDN from the coding sequence ATGAAAGTAGTATTCCTTGATAGGGATGGCGTTATAAATAAGGACAGTGGTTATGTTCATAAAAAAGAAGATTTTGTTTTTATTCAAGGAATTTTTGATAGTTGTAGAAGTTTAATAAGTAAAGGCTTTGAGCTTATTATAATTACTAATCAAAGTGGGATTGAAAGAGGGTATTATACAGTTGAGGATTTTTTGATTCTAAATGACTGGATGTTAAATGAGTTTGAGAAAGCGGATGTTAATATTTGTGATGTGTTTTTCTGTCCACATACCCCCCAAGATAATTGCAATTGTAGAAAACCCAAAACTGGAATGTTAGACAAAGCTGACCTAAAATATAATATTGAGAAAAGTAATTCCTGGGTAATTGGTGACAAGGAAACGGATATTGAAGCTGGTATTAATTTTGGAATTAACAATACTATATTAATAAATAGTAATCAAAATGTTCAGATAGAAAATAGTAAAGCTAAATTTATAATTCCTTCTATGAAGGATATAAATAAGATTTCTGAATTAAGAGTTGACAACTAA